Genomic window (Caldinitratiruptor microaerophilus):
GGTCCTCGTCGCCCGGGTCGAGGAAGCCCTTCGTGGGGATCAGGCGCCCACGGCCGATCTGCTCCAGCGCCCGCCGCAGTTCCGGCTGGAAGACGATGGGCAGCGCCACGGACGCCCCGAGCACGACCTTCTCCAGCAGCCAGTTCAACGTGTACAACCTGAGGACCCGGCTGGCGGCCGTGGCGAGAAGCAGGATGAACAGGCCGTTGATGAGCTGGACGGCCCGGGTGCCCCGGATGAGGATGAAGAGCCGGTACAGGACATAGGCTACCAGACCGATGTCCACGAGGGCCAGGAAATACTCTCCCAGCGTGAACCGGGAGAAGTTGGGTATCAGGGGCAACCGGCCTCACCTCGGCCTTTCTCCGTCGCCTCTCATCTTACCACGGCGAGGGCGGTCGGGGCGGAGGTGCGGGCCCCGGACAGGCGCTCTACGGCTGTTCGACCCGGACCTCATCCTCCTCCACCTGGCTGGCGGACGTGTAGTAGGCCAGGCTCTGCAGCTCGATGGTCAGGTCGATGTTCTGGAGGAAGACCCCCTCGGGGACCTTCAGCTTGGCGGGTGCGAAGTTGAGGATCGCCTCCACGCCGGCGCTCACCAGCGCGTCGACCGTCCGCTGTGCCTCCGACGCCGGCACGGCGACGATCCCGATCTTCACGCCCTCCTGCCGGACGACCTGCTCGAGTTCGGACACGCTGCGCACCACCACGTCGCCGATGCGGGTGCCCACCTTCAGGGGGTCCACGTCGAAGATCGCGGCGATCTGCACGTCCTTGTGCTTGGACAGGCTGTAGCGCGCCAGCGCGTAGCCCAGGTGCCCGGCGCCTACCAGGGCGGCCTTCACGCCCTGGTGCAGCCCGAGGATCCGGCTGATCCGCCGCCGGAGGAGGGCGGTGTCGTACCCGACGCCCCGCGTCCCGAACGCCCCGAAGTAGGCCAGGTCCTTCCGGATCTGCTCCGGCGAGAACCCCGTGCGCTCGGCGAGTTCGGCGGAGGAGACAATCGGCACCTCCTGCTCCTGCATCTCCTCGAGCACCCGCAGGTAGACCGGCAACCGCTTGATGGCCGCCTCCGGAATCTTGGGCCTGCGCACGCCCCCCTACCTCCTTCAGCCCGCCCGGGAGATGAAGCGCGCCCGGGTAAGTCGCCAAACCGGGAGGGCATGACCTCCCGGCGTGGGTCAGAACTGGCGGTTCACGACGAACTCGGCGATCCGTTTCAGTGTGTGCCGGCTGGCCAGTTCAGGCACCTTCTCCAGCTGGGCGTACGCCCGGGCGAGGTACTCCTCGGCCCGGGAACGGGCGTACTGCAGCGATCCCGCCTCCTCCAGGATCGTCCGGACGCGCGCCAGGGCCTCGTCGTCGATGGAACGGGCGGCGATCACCCTGTGCAGCTCGGCG
Coding sequences:
- a CDS encoding redox-sensing transcriptional repressor Rex, with the protein product MRRPKIPEAAIKRLPVYLRVLEEMQEQEVPIVSSAELAERTGFSPEQIRKDLAYFGAFGTRGVGYDTALLRRRISRILGLHQGVKAALVGAGHLGYALARYSLSKHKDVQIAAIFDVDPLKVGTRIGDVVVRSVSELEQVVRQEGVKIGIVAVPASEAQRTVDALVSAGVEAILNFAPAKLKVPEGVFLQNIDLTIELQSLAYYTSASQVEEDEVRVEQP